The genomic region CAACTCACACTACAAACCGAATACACGAAAGAACCCTTCACCACGTCTCTTCAGGTCAAAAAAGGAAAACAATCTGCCGTCCTGACCGGACTTCCAACCAATGGTGAGCATTACGTGCTGAACATCGCCATTGGCGGCCAGAACCCGGTTACCCATACCGGACAGCTCGCAGATCTTCAGATTACACCATACGCCAAGGAAAAGGTCACTGTAAAAGATGGGAAATATACATTAGCCCTCCCGGATCTGGAGGACTGGTACAAGATCTATGTTTATGAAAATGGGGTGGCACGCGAGTTCGGAGTCACTTACGTTTCGCAGAAATTCCCGTATATCATTCGGGGAAGAACGAAGCTGAGTGAACTGACCTTCACACCATCGTCCAGCAGCAGCTCTTTGAAGCTGGTCATTGAGGATTATGCAGGCAATCAGGCCACTACGATTCTGAGGTAACATTGCAAGGTATTTTCAAACTAACCTGTATAACATTAGCCACTTACATCTATTTTAATAAAAGAGAGCCCTCTCACTTCCTTGATAGGAAGTTGAAGGGGCTCTCTTTTATTAATCTCAAAAAACATCTCGAAAATCATTGACGATATAACTAGCTTGAGAAAGTACCGGAAGATGAAATTGTTTATGTGTAATCTAAATTCTTTATTTCCAACATAAAATTTATAGCTGATTATATAGTTTCTTGAAATTAGAAATGTATGGGTCAAGAAGATACAACTTCTTCTTTATAATTCTCTCTCTATATTTAGAGAGTTCTTCGGAAGTATTCACTACTTTATAGCTTTTAATTTTAGCTTTCTTCACAATTCCAATGGAAATTTTATCATTATACGGGTCAAACAGCTCGATCGTTCCATTAAATAAACTAGTTCCTCCATTAGGACCCTTTTTATACGTTCCATATTGATATACGTTTTTTTTCTCTTCCGTATATTGCATAAGAAATCCAGATTCTTTTTTAAAATTCAAAGATGCAAACAAGGACATATTTTCTGCTTTTAATGGAACATTTAAATCATTGGAGTCTTCTAAACCGAGAGCGACCATCACATTATCGTTCATGTACCTAAAAACCAATTCAGTATCTAAACTCAAGTCCTTTATCACTGTGTATCCAGATACAGGCTGACCATCTTTAAAAGTACCCTGATGTGCCGTAGCTCGATCATATTCTTCACTGTACTTACTAAATTTAAAATATTCTCTTAAAGTACCTTGCCCATTCTGTTTATCATTAGCCCAAGTTCCCTCATAAATGACTTGAGGCGTTTCTGTTTCTGGGTCTGATGTGATTAACTCTCCCTTCCCAGATCTCTTTCCATATTTCCACTCACCGGTATAAGTTTTATACTTTCCCCATGTGGCAGTTCCCTTTCCATGTGGTTTCCCATCTTGAACTTCACCATAGTAGACACCTCCATTAGAAAGAGATAAAGATACTTCTTGTGTTGTTGCAGCGTAAACCCCTCTTTCAGTAGCTACATTAGACCCTATAAATAACCCTAGAACCAATAAAGCAAATGCAATAAATCTCTTCAAATTCAAAATCCTTTCTATTCTTATGTATTAGTAGGTACTATTATATATCGTATAAATGATAACATTTCTGTATATTCATAAGCTGATCATTGAGAACTACGCGGGCAATCAAGCAACCATGATTTTGAGGTAACCCGTCAGGATATTTCAGGCACGTTGTATAACTGCAAAGAAACGTAGGGTCCATTACTTCCAACAGGCAGTTAAAGGGCTCTATGTTTTGATCACGAAGTAGTATGTCAGGAAGGATTTGGGAGTTACAGTAATAACTCGATCTGATGGTCTTGATCAGATAAAGTGAAAACGTTGGTAATTCAAAAAAAAGGCGAGTCTCCATTAATCGGAGGACTCGTCTTTTTGGTTTTAATATAAATATTTAAGAAGTTCCTTTTTGCTTACTCGCCTGCATCTGCTGGGCGAATCGCATCATCTCTTCGAACTCTTCCTCGGATACGGCGTCTCCATCGGTGCTTATGTCTTGTACAATCGGAATCTCAGGTTTGGCTTTGGTTCCTTTGCCGTATGTACGGGTACGGGTTCCAGCTGCACCAGCAGCCTGTTTGCCTTTGACCTTGGCCTGATCGCGAATATATTGGACGGCTTTCTCGTAAGAGTTCACCTGCTTGAGCAACATGTTGGAGGCGATCGCCTCAACGAAGTTACGGTTAATTCGCTGCTCTCCGCCGGATACAAGTAATGCCATCAAATAATGAATCAATACATTGATAACTTCACCAGGTAACTTGTAACTCAGATCAATTTTCTCAAATATATCGATTAGATTGTCCGGTACTGCACCAGGGAAGAACGTCTGCAGTAGACGTGTATACGGCTCATTCCGCAACATCATGTTGTATTGGTGAATATCACACTTGGTCATAAATTGTGGAGGCACTTCAACGTAGTATTCCATCTGCACTCCATGCTCAACAGGTGGTTCACCGGAGTCTTCTTTCCGTTCTGGCTCCTCCATATGCTGTCTCAAAGCCACTACCTTGGCTGCCTGTACAGTCTGTTGCTCATGACGCTTCTTCGTCTGCCTGAACTGCATGCTCGCCTTATGCTGGAGATCATCCAGAATCAACTGGCCCTGCGGACTGAAGATATCATCTTCATCCAGCAGACGGCATACATCCTGCACACTGAGGTTAAACTTGTTCACGACATAATTTACAATGCCCAGTTGTTCATGATCGAACCGCAACTGTTCTACATGACGCCGGTTGACCGACTCCCGCGGAAAACGCAAAATAATGTCAGCGTAGTTCAAACTGTTTTCTTCCGCTGCATCATTCGTGCCTGTCCGCTGGGCCGTAGTCGATACTTCCGACAATGCTTGCTCCAACTCGTAATCAATAACATGTGTATTCAATTCAAATATATCGTAAAAGGGAACGGAAATATTCTCTTTATTGGCTGCTGGATAAGGCGCGTCCCCATTTTCCACTGCCGAGAAACCGGATCGCAGGGAAAGGACGGCAAATTTGCCTATCTTGTCACGAAGCAGCAGTGTCAAATGCTGTGTCCGGAAAAATTCTGCCGGAGAGAGCGGCGGTTGCAGCTCATATTCGTAGATGTAATCATCATTTTCCGGAATATATAGCCGTGAAGTCTGAAGCAGCCCTACTGCCTCAAGCTTGGATGTCTGCTCTAGCAAATATTTACGCCCTTTCTCACTTGGCTCAAGTCCAAGTGTCATGAACAGCCTCCGTTGCTGTTCAAGCGGCGAATAACCGACCTGTTCACCGGGAAGATGCTGAAACAACAGCCGATACAAGCCAACCGCAAAAGCACCTACCATGGGCTGATATGCTCCTGTAAGCATACGGTCATCCAGGGCGCTAAGTCCAAACTCCCTGTATACGCAGTAGCGATGATGTTCAGTATAATGGTGCAGATTCTTCATGCGCATAGCCTGATCTCCTTCTCCCCAAAAGTATGTTTATCTATTCTATCATAAATGTCTGATCCTCAAATGCTCAAAAACAGGTAAAAAGATGGCCTGTTCTCGCTCCGTTTCGTCCTAGGTCGACATCATTCACGTTTTCGCCGAATTAAGCAACTTTCAAAAAAAACATGTCGAGAGTCGCTAGATTACTATAAAAGCTGTAGCCGGAGAATACAAGTAAAGATCTGAAGAGAATGTTCTCCAAATGTATATGAAGTACAAGCGTACAATAATCCATCTTATATCAATGAATAGCAAAAAAGCCTTCCCTTTGTACTCGTAAGCGTTTACGACAAAGACAAGACTTTCTCACGATTACAGTCATGCATGTGTTACCTCTTTCCAGCAAACTAAAACATTCTGTATCCACCCAGACGCAACTTCTGAATCGTCCAGCCACTGATTACCGCACCAGCCAGTCCAGCGACACCCGTCATATAATCTACAAGCTGGAAAGAACCCAGATGTGACACCAGAGATGACGAATGATCCCATAGAGAGTATACAACAATAGGCAGAATTACAATAATGAACAGATAGGAAGGGAACCAGGTTGTCTTCATCAGCATGTTTAAAATGAAACCGATACCAAACATCATAACGAAAAATAATACCATTAATACCAGCACAGGTATAAATTGCATCGGCCGACGTTCACCTCTTCTTTCACGCATTCGGGTTTCACTTCTGGATAGTAGTTAGTGTACCGCAAAAAATGTGGCGAAGCAACGAACTTTCTGGACAAATTTCCCTATATTCACGCTCTGTCCATTTGCCCTTCTGCTTCATGTTGGGATACAATGTAAACGATAAAGCACTCACCCGTCCCTTATAGTACGTGTTCAAAAAGACTGGTTTTCAGTACCGAGAAGATGTAATGAAGTTAGAAATGGAGCAGCGGAGCGTAGATAGAGCTACGTGAGCAACTACAATGTTTCCGAAGGAAACATACTTCGTAAGCATCCACTTATTTCGGCTGAATGCCATATTCGATGCTGATGATGCCACCAGGCATCATTCGTAATCAAAAGCGGACTTTTTGAACAACCACTTATCGGGATTTGGAAATATACCTTGCAGGAGGAACACAACCAATGAACGAAGCAGCATCAACACTGGAGGGCTGGTATGCCCTGCATGATTTTCGCTCGATTAACTGGGCCGCCTGGAAAGCAGCAGATGATGAAGAACGTGCTGTAGCACTAGACGAGCTTCAGGAATTCTGGAAAGAATGGAAAGAAGTCGAGGATTCATCCAAAGGAAGTACAGTCGTGTATACGGTTGTAGGTCAAAAAGCAGACCTCGTCATGATGCACCTGCGTGAAACGCTGGAAGATCTGAAGGCTGTGGAGAACGCGTTTAACAAAACGATGTTTGCCCAATACACAACTAAGTCTTATTCCTACGTCAGTGTAGTGGAATTGAGTAACTACCTTGGCAAAGAAGGCGAAGACCCGATGCAGAATCCAGAGATTATCGCCCGCCTGAAGCCTGTTCTGCCGCAACGGCAATACATCTGCTTCTATCCGATGAACAAAAAGCGTGAGCTGAATGACAACTGGTACATGCTGTCCATGGACGAGCGTCGCACCATGATGCGCAGTCACGGCATGATTGGTCGTAGCTATGCGGGTAAAGTAAAACAGATCATAACCGGCTCTGTCGGTTTCGACGATTGGGAATGGGGCGTTACGCTGTTTGCGGATGATGCACTTCAGTTCAAGAAACTCGTCTATGAGATGCGTTTCGATGAAGTTAGCGCGCGTTATGGCGAATTCGGTTCGTTCTATGTGGGAAGTCTGTTGAACGAAGGAACTTTGGAAGACATGCTTAAGCTGTAACAATAGACACAATAAAGCACCGCGACAGCTCCTGTAAAGGATACTGTCTGCGGTGCTTTATTATCTATCAATATTCTAATACCTCAAGCTTGATTTAGATCTATATTGTTTGAACTATTTGTTTACACAAAAACGGAAAGGACAGAAAAAACCTGAAAAAGCGAAGCTACAAGCTTTCTGCAAGAAAGCTACTTCGAAAGCATCCACTTCGCCTAAAAGCTTTCTGAAAGAAAGCTGCATCGGAAGCATACGCTATCACCGGATTTTCCCCTTTAACAAAAGGGAATCAAAAAAATCTGGGGATAACAGCGATTGGAAGGTTATGCCTCTAATCCTGCTCTTCATCAACCGCTTTCAGTGATTCGAGGAATTCGGCTGTGGCCCGGTCACGGTCACGACCTTTCTCTTTAAGCCGCTCAATCGCGGGCAAAATGAGAATATCCACTTCTTTCTGCACGATATAGGCCAGATCATACTGATCCTGTTCCTCCAGATAACCACCGACCTGCATCAGGGCGTTGTATCGATCCAGTTCTTCACGCGTTAATAGTCCCCGGACCTGAACACTGCAATGTCTCATCCAAAAAACCGCCCTTTCTTCAGGACTAACGGAATACCACCAATGATGAACAGATAACGCAGATCAACCAGCTTCTTCAACTGAGCCGCTTTCCAGCCCTTGTATTTCTTGCCGCCTACAACAGCAATCGCTTCACCTTTACCCAATGAAGCAACCGTGCCTTTGCTCGTAAATACAAAAGGTTGTGGCTGTTTCTTGCGAATGGATGCCACGACGTTCTTCGCACAGTTAACCCCCTGCTGCATCGCAATCTGGGCTGTTGGCGGATAAGGCCGTCCTTCCGCGTTGAACACAAGTGAATTGTCACCGATGACATAGACATGCTCATGCCCTGGAGCACGCAGGTAGTCGTCTACTTTCACTCGTCCCCGCATGACTTCAAGACCTGCCTGTTCAAGCAGTGAGTTACCGCGAATACCGCCGGTCCATACGACTGTAGCAGCATCGAGCTTTTCTCCCTCTCCCACAATAACTCCATCCGGGAGACATTGCTTGATCGGAACACCAATTTTGAAGGTAACACCTTTCTTCTTCAGCACATTCATCGCATGTTCTACCAATTCCGGGTCAAATCCAGGCAAAGCCGAAGGTGCTGCCTCTACATTGTAGATATGCACATGTTTCGGATTCACGTCGAACTCTTTGCACAGCTGTGGAATGCGATCTGCAAGCTCAGCTACGAATTCAACGCCACTGAAACCCGCTCCACCTACGACAAACCGAATACGATTTCGTTTGTTGTCGTTTTTGTACATCGCAAATTGATATTCGATGTGTTCTCTAATCAGTCTGACCGAGTTAATGCTGCGGATTGTCATGGCGTGATCAAGCATGCCCGGAATACCAAAGGTCTCAGGTTCTCCGCCTAGTCCAATAATCAGATAATCATAGGATAACGTGCCGTCCTCCAAAATAATCTTCCGATCCTGCAGACGAATCTCCTTCACGGAAGACTTGACCAGATCAATCTTGAACTCATCAATCAGCTTCGAAATAGGGACTCTTGCATGCTCAATGGTATCCGTGCCGGCTGCCGGCATATGTAGATGTGTAGTAATATAATGATAATCATGCCGGTTCACCAATGTGACGTCGGCCTCGTTATAGTTCAATTCCTTCTGCAGCCGCTGGGCTGTTAGAATCCCGCCATAGCCCGCGCCGAGGATGACGATTTTGGGAATACTGCTCATGTCTATACCCCTTCCGGTTTCACTTGCACCAGCCCGATGCTGGGTGAGATGCAAAATACACTTACTTACAAATATTGATGAGGTCTTGCCCATTATGACGACAAATGTTAACTTCGCGAATTTATTTAAACGTTTGCAGCAAAATTTAATTCGTTTGCACGCAAATTATCGTTTCAAGTTGTGAAATTAACCACAAGTTTCCACAAAACACGGGAGTTGTCTTCACATTACATATTGACTCTAAATTAGACAAAAAAACACATAGTACAGGTCAAGGATATCTGTATTTCTGGTAAAGATCAAGGTTTTTTTTGTTATTTTTCATAACCTTTCATTTCCAATTTCATC from Paenibacillus sp. FSL R5-0341 harbors:
- the hemQ gene encoding hydrogen peroxide-dependent heme synthase; protein product: MNEAASTLEGWYALHDFRSINWAAWKAADDEERAVALDELQEFWKEWKEVEDSSKGSTVVYTVVGQKADLVMMHLRETLEDLKAVENAFNKTMFAQYTTKSYSYVSVVELSNYLGKEGEDPMQNPEIIARLKPVLPQRQYICFYPMNKKRELNDNWYMLSMDERRTMMRSHGMIGRSYAGKVKQIITGSVGFDDWEWGVTLFADDALQFKKLVYEMRFDEVSARYGEFGSFYVGSLLNEGTLEDMLKL
- a CDS encoding YuiB family protein, whose product is MQFIPVLVLMVLFFVMMFGIGFILNMLMKTTWFPSYLFIIVILPIVVYSLWDHSSSLVSHLGSFQLVDYMTGVAGLAGAVISGWTIQKLRLGGYRMF
- a CDS encoding helicase DnaB — its product is MRMKNLHHYTEHHRYCVYREFGLSALDDRMLTGAYQPMVGAFAVGLYRLLFQHLPGEQVGYSPLEQQRRLFMTLGLEPSEKGRKYLLEQTSKLEAVGLLQTSRLYIPENDDYIYEYELQPPLSPAEFFRTQHLTLLLRDKIGKFAVLSLRSGFSAVENGDAPYPAANKENISVPFYDIFELNTHVIDYELEQALSEVSTTAQRTGTNDAAEENSLNYADIILRFPRESVNRRHVEQLRFDHEQLGIVNYVVNKFNLSVQDVCRLLDEDDIFSPQGQLILDDLQHKASMQFRQTKKRHEQQTVQAAKVVALRQHMEEPERKEDSGEPPVEHGVQMEYYVEVPPQFMTKCDIHQYNMMLRNEPYTRLLQTFFPGAVPDNLIDIFEKIDLSYKLPGEVINVLIHYLMALLVSGGEQRINRNFVEAIASNMLLKQVNSYEKAVQYIRDQAKVKGKQAAGAAGTRTRTYGKGTKAKPEIPIVQDISTDGDAVSEEEFEEMMRFAQQMQASKQKGTS
- a CDS encoding NAD(P)/FAD-dependent oxidoreductase, translating into MSSIPKIVILGAGYGGILTAQRLQKELNYNEADVTLVNRHDYHYITTHLHMPAAGTDTIEHARVPISKLIDEFKIDLVKSSVKEIRLQDRKIILEDGTLSYDYLIIGLGGEPETFGIPGMLDHAMTIRSINSVRLIREHIEYQFAMYKNDNKRNRIRFVVGGAGFSGVEFVAELADRIPQLCKEFDVNPKHVHIYNVEAAPSALPGFDPELVEHAMNVLKKKGVTFKIGVPIKQCLPDGVIVGEGEKLDAATVVWTGGIRGNSLLEQAGLEVMRGRVKVDDYLRAPGHEHVYVIGDNSLVFNAEGRPYPPTAQIAMQQGVNCAKNVVASIRKKQPQPFVFTSKGTVASLGKGEAIAVVGGKKYKGWKAAQLKKLVDLRYLFIIGGIPLVLKKGRFFG